A single Lolium perenne isolate Kyuss_39 chromosome 6, Kyuss_2.0, whole genome shotgun sequence DNA region contains:
- the LOC127306745 gene encoding purine-uracil permease NCS1-like, producing MAVSTAMSKALTVRGPSHFRHRLMATSSQQPSLPRQPLLPRRPSLTLAASPRMLPARPRLSSTESDLSPTPPSERTMTGWDLASLWVGLVVGVPSYYLAGSLVDLGMSALQGVATVAFANLVVLACLVLTAAPAATHGLPFPVLARATFGVRGAHVPAVIRALVGCGWFGIESWIGGRAVFLLLPSALKSHQPLLTPVPGLGAAPLEFACFLAFWAAQLGVIMNGMEGIRKLERYSAPILIVLTSALLAWAYVSAGGFGRILSLPPRLTGAEFWKVFFPALTANIGFWATVAINIPDFARYARSQADQVLGQAGLPLFMGMFTFAGLAVTSSTEVIFGHIISDPIELLGRIGGPATTVLAIFGISLATITTNIAANVVAPANAFVSMSPRRFTFAQGALITALLGIACQPWRLLSSSESFVYTWLLGYSALMGPIGGVILADHYIVRRTDLDVDALYSENRESPYYFQGGFNVAAMVAMAAGVAPIVPGFLHKVGLLPSVSEAFVTAYNNAWFVSFLVAGTVYCLLCCRRGGQVKYQNS from the coding sequence GGCCGTCTCCACGGCGATGTCCAAAGCTCTCACCGTGCGAGGACCCAGCCACTTTCGCCACCGCCTCATGGCGACAAGCTCTCAGCAGCCGTCGCTTCCGCGGCAGCCTCTTCTTCCCCGCAGACCAAGCCTGACGCTCGCCGCGAGCCCGCGGATGCTGCCGGCAAGACCGAGGctctcgtcaaccgaatcagaccTGTCCCCGACGCCGCCCTCGGAGCGCACCATGACGGGCTGGGACCTGGCCAGCCTCTGGGTCGGCCTCGTGGTCGGCGTGCCGTCCTACTACCTCGCCGGCAGCCTCGTCGACCTCGGCATGTCGGCGCTCCAGGGCGTGGCCACGGTCGCCTTCGCCAACCTCGTCGTCCTCGCCTGCCTCGTGCTCACGGCCGCGCCGGCGGCCACGCACGGCCTGCCGTTCCCGGTGCTGGCGCGCGCCACGTTCGGCGTGCGCGGCGCGCACGTCCCGGCCGTCATCCGCGCCCTCGTCGGCTGCGGCTGGTTCGGCATCGAGTCCTGGATCGGAGGCCGCGCCGTGTTCCTCCTCCTGCCGTCCGCTCTCAAGTCCCACCAGCCGCTGCTCACGCCCGTGCCGGGCCTCGGCGCGGCGCCGCTCGAGTTCGCCTGCTTCCTCGCCTTCTGGGCCGCGCAGCTCGGCGTCATCATGAACGGCATGGAGGGCATCCGCAAGCTCGAGAGGTACTCGGCGCCCATTCTCATCGTGCTCACCTCCGCGCTGCTCGCCTGGGCCTACGTCTCCGCCGGCGGCTTCGGCCGCATCCTCTCGCTGCCGCCGCGGCTGACCGGCGCCGAGTTCTGGAAGGTCTTCTTCCCGGCGCTCACCGCCAACATTGGGTTCTGGGCGACGGTGGCCATCAACATACCGGACTTCGCGCGGTACGCACGGAGCCAGGCGGACCAGGTGCTCGGCCAGGCCGGGCTGCCATTGTTCATGGGAATGTTCACCTTCGCAGGgctggcggtgacctcctccaccgAGGTGATCTTCGGCCACATCATCTCCGACCCGATCGAGCTCCTGGGCCGCATCGGCGGGCCGGCGACCACCGTCCTCGCCATCTTCGGCATCAGCCTGGCCACCATCACGACCAACATCGCCGCCAACGTCGTCGCGCCGGCCAACGCGTTCGTCAGCATGAGCCCGAGGAGGTTCACGTTCGCGCAGGGAGCGCTCATCACCGCGCTGCTCGGCATCGCCTGCCAGCCATGGCGGCTTCTCAGCTCCAGCGAGAGCTTCGTCTACACCTGGCTGCTCGGCTACTCGGCACTCATGGGCCCCATCGGAGGCGTCATCCTCGCCGACCACTACATTGTCAGGCGCACCGATTTGGACGTCGACGCGCTCTACTCCGAGAACAGGGAGAGCCCGTACTATTTCCAGGGCGGTTTCAACGTTGCGGCCATGgtggccatggcggccggagttGCGCCCATCGTGCCTGGGTTTCTGCACAAGGTTGGACTTCTGCCGAGTGTCTCGGAGGCATTTGTCACGGCGTACAACAATGCCTGGTTCGTCAGCTTTTTGGTCGCCGGAACCGTCTACTGtctgctctgctgccggagaggcgGTCAAGTGAAATACCAAAACAGTTGA
- the LOC127306746 gene encoding uncharacterized protein: MANQGAKKVVEKNKQRMELLWRIILGSNIFYIVVRMAIMYSSFTWKHWFGLVVTSAAYFLSYKQLASMTKPEYSDSGEKELLSAGYDMRTGGISEYLEDVIYITVFVQLASIISGKFWWTYLVIPAFGGYKIFGLLRGTFFGGGSEGEVEDEKSRKKREKMEKKASRGKMVKTRTR, encoded by the exons ATGGCGAACCAGGGAGCGAAGAAGGTTGTGGAGAAGAACAAGCAGCGCATGGAGCTCCTCTGGCGCATAATCCTCGGGTCCAAC ATTTTCTACATAGTAGTGAGGATGGCCATAATGTACTCTTCCTTCACCTGGAAGCATTGGTTTGGCCTCGTGGTGACATCTGCTGCATATTTTCTTTCGTACAAGCAACTCGCTAGTATGACAAAGCCAGAATATTCTGATTCGGGTGAAAAAGAACTGCTGAGTGCTGGCTATGATATGCGCACTGGAGGGATTTCTGA ATATTTAGAAGATGTGATATACATCACAGTGTTTGTGCAGCTTGCGTCCATTATTTCTGGAAAATTTTGGTGGACATATCTTGTG ATACCAGCTTTTGGTGGATACAAGATTTTTGGTCTGTTGAGAGGAACATTTTTCGGTGGTGGTTCAGAG GGTGAAGTTGAAGATGAGAAGTCCCGAAAGAAAAGGGAGAAAATGGAAAAGAAGGCATCTAGAGGGAAGATGGTCAAAACGAGGACTCGTTGA
- the LOC127306742 gene encoding uncharacterized protein, whose translation MATRCFFPRDHAAGQGHGHRQQQQHQSKAAAEALEQLHHGGRVLSREEVGGAVRVKIVVSKRELKKMVAALGTGGPTAGVAGSTAAASGDRRSSRQRASSGGTDAEQRLQSLRRRSMRRAAEEARRMQASGEWEPGLQSIPEEAY comes from the coding sequence ATGGCGACAAGGTGCTTCTTCCCGAGGGACCACGCCGCCGGGCAGGGCCACGGCcaccggcagcagcagcagcaccagtCCAAGGCGGCCGCGGAGGCGCTGGAGCAGCTGCACCACGGCGGCCGCGTGctgtcgcgggaggaggtgggcgGCGCGGTGCGCGTCAAGATCGTGGTCAGCAAGCGCGAGCTCAAGAAGATGGTGGCCGCGCTCGGCACCGGGGGCCCCACCGCCGGCGTGGCGggctcgacggcggcggcgtcggggGATCGGCGCAGCTCCCGCCAGCGCGCGTCCTCCGGCGGGACAGACGCCGAGCAGAGGCTGCAGTCGCTCCGGCGCCGCAGCAtgcggcgggcggcggaggaggcgcgcCGGATGCAGGCCAGCGGGGAGTGGGAGCCCGGCCTGCAGAGCATCCCCGAGGAGGCCTACTGA
- the LOC127306744 gene encoding uncharacterized protein has product MAQFMDLRAFIMRARVLKFYRQALRITRRAPEHARDELRQTVRLEIEKNRHCDDKAKIRFLISEGLQRLKGLDEMLDMTGRS; this is encoded by the exons ATGGCTCAATTCATGGATTTACGGGCATTCATCATGCGTGCACGTGTCTTGAAATTTTATAGGCAGGCACTTCGCATCACTCGCCGAGCTCCTGAGCACGCTCGTG ATGAGCTGAGGCAGACAGTAAGGTTGGAGATTGAAAAGAATCGCCACTGTGATGATAAGGCAAAGATTAGGTTTCTAATTAGTGAAGGACTACAAAGATTAAAAGGTCTTGATGAGATGCTTGACATGACAGGAAGAAGTTGA
- the LOC127309427 gene encoding uncharacterized protein: protein MAQLWAVFLAVGSLAIGMLGVLGVWLCYLFQAVARGPPPAPPPDTPETDDGDDKNGLSEAELRQLGGVVQAEAADEEEEEALCPICLDAMEPGRAVRVLPGCNRAFHKDCVDRWLAISPRCPVCNVWATPQSPLASPTAFKAAPGC, encoded by the coding sequence ATGGCGCAGCTCTGGGCGGTGTTCCTGGCCGTGGGGTCGCTGGCCATCGGCATGCTCGGGGTGCTCGGCGTCTGGCTCTGCTACCTGTTCCAGGCGGTGGCGCGGGGGCCGCCTCCCGCCCCGCCGCCCGATACGCCGGAGACGGACGACGGCGACGACAAGAACGGGCTGTCGGAGGCGGAGCTGAGGCAGCTTGGCGGGGTCGTCCAGGCGGAGGCcgcggacgaggaggaggaggaggcgctcTGCCCGATCTGCCTCGACGCCATGGAGCCCGGCCGCGCCGTGCGCGTCCTCCCCGGCTGCAACCGCGCCTTCCACAAGGACTGCGTCGACCGGTGGCTCGCCATCTCGCCGCGCTGCCCCGTGTGCAACGTCTGGGCCACGCCGCAGTCGCCGCTGGCCTCGCCGACGGCCTTCAAGGCTGCTCCGGGATGTTGA
- the LOC127306743 gene encoding uncharacterized protein: MKNMATVPMTRPSAPLYQPRGPCVRQQRMAGRVQSITRAEIDHFWRRKKLEEEEHQLADEKEAARIRVRTLKQEEYVLFEQNIKGIIEGNSEKTMDGEITNNCDEDARNIQMRIGIKDWWRKSSCAYLNEPAVTSMDGNSAPKDTATYNPQKIHFRCCSQAHQINVTAIGIF; this comes from the exons ATGAAGAACATGGCGACTGTTCCAATGACGAGGCCTTCGGCACCACTGTATCAGCCTCGTGGTCCTTGTGTTCGTCAGCAAAGGATGGCAGGCCGAGTCCAGAGCATCACCCGGGCGGAGATCGACCAtttctggaggaggaagaagctggaagaggaggaacaccagctCGCCGATGAGAAGGAGGCTGCAAGGATCAGAGTCAGGACTCTCAAG CAAGAAGAATATGTGCTTTTTGAACAAAATATAAAAGGGATAATAGAAGGGAACTCTGAGAAGACGATGGATGGAGAGATCACCAATAACTGTGACGAGGATGCCAGGAACATTCAGATGCGAATTGGCATCAAGGATTG GTGGAGGAAAAGCAGCTGTGCATATCTAAATGAACCAGCAGTAACATCCATGGATGGTAACAGCGCTCCAAAGGATACCGCCACATATAATCCACAGAAGATACATTTTAGGTGCTGCTCACAGGCACACCAGATAAATGTAACTGCTATTGGGATCTTTTAA
- the LOC127306741 gene encoding uncharacterized protein, with product MDFEAAAQEPRRDARKLVRCPRLQLDAKTVTAVEQSTGTSIADPAPAAAGPGSGAMRVKVVLSKQQLKQVAAAVAAGGAFALPPALEQLVTALKRQHAKKQAAAAAEVAAAARARRQGRWSPALHSIPEDIFS from the coding sequence ATGGATTTCGAGGCCGCCGCGCAGGAGCCGAGGAGGGACGCGAGGAAGCTGGTGCGGTGCCCGAGGCTGCAGCTGGACGCCAAGACGGTCACGGCCGTCGAGCAGTCCACGGGCACGTCCATCGCCGACCCGGCGCCGGCTGCCGCCGGCCCGGGCAGCGGCGCGATGCGCGTCAAGGTCGTGCTGAGCAAGCAGCAGCTCAAGCAGGTGGccgcggccgtcgccgccggcggcgCCTTCGCGCTGCCGCCCGCGCTGGAGCAGCTCGTGACCGCTCTCAAGCGCCAGCACGCCAAGAAGCAGGCGGCGGCTGCGGCCGAGGTGGCTGCTGCCGCGAGAGCGAGACGCCAGGGGCGGTGGTCGCCGGCGTTGCACAGCATCCCGGAGGATATCTTCAGCTAG